A region of Haloplanus sp. XH21 DNA encodes the following proteins:
- a CDS encoding nicotinate phosphoribosyltransferase: MPPFDIVGPESIRDGTATDAYFLQTERTLRHADRNPTVVAEVTADQFPDGEFELFAGVKDAAALLEGYAVDVDAMREGHLFDGGPVLRIEGPYLEFARLETSLLGFLSHASGMATAALEARRAAPESTVLSFGARHVHPSIAAVVERSALVGGLDGFSHVAAGEVLDREAGGTMPHALLICFGRGNQEAAWQAFDDATDPEVPRVALCDTYTDEVDEALRAVETLGDDLDSVRLDTTGSRRGDFRHILREVRWELDARGVGDVDLFASGGLDPAQLRALRDVVDGFGVGGYVSNADPVDFALDIVEVDGEPAAKRGKLSGTKQVYRTPNGGHHVGLADRAGPSDGEPLLEPLLRDGEIVREFDIDAAAERALSDAERVGFGE, encoded by the coding sequence ATGCCACCGTTCGACATCGTCGGACCCGAGTCGATCCGCGACGGGACGGCGACCGACGCCTACTTCCTCCAGACGGAGCGGACGCTCCGACACGCCGACCGCAATCCGACGGTCGTCGCCGAGGTGACGGCCGATCAGTTCCCGGACGGCGAGTTCGAACTCTTCGCCGGCGTGAAAGACGCCGCCGCCCTGCTGGAGGGGTACGCGGTGGACGTCGACGCGATGCGAGAGGGGCACCTGTTCGACGGCGGACCGGTCCTCCGCATCGAGGGGCCGTATCTGGAGTTCGCCCGGCTGGAAACTTCGTTGCTCGGCTTCCTCTCGCACGCAAGCGGGATGGCGACGGCAGCGCTGGAGGCGCGGCGGGCCGCCCCCGAGTCGACCGTCCTCTCCTTCGGCGCGCGACACGTCCACCCCTCTATCGCGGCGGTGGTCGAACGGAGCGCGCTGGTCGGCGGCCTCGACGGCTTCTCGCACGTCGCCGCCGGCGAGGTGCTGGACCGGGAGGCGGGCGGCACGATGCCCCACGCCCTGTTGATCTGTTTCGGTCGCGGAAACCAGGAGGCGGCGTGGCAGGCCTTCGACGACGCGACCGATCCCGAGGTACCCCGTGTGGCGCTCTGTGACACCTACACCGACGAAGTCGACGAGGCGCTCCGTGCGGTGGAGACGCTGGGGGACGACCTGGATAGCGTTCGCCTCGACACGACGGGGTCGCGACGCGGCGACTTCCGACACATCCTGCGCGAAGTGCGCTGGGAACTCGACGCCCGCGGCGTCGGCGATGTGGACCTGTTCGCAAGCGGCGGCCTCGACCCGGCCCAACTGCGGGCGCTCCGAGACGTGGTCGACGGGTTCGGCGTCGGGGGCTACGTCTCCAACGCCGACCCGGTGGATTTCGCACTCGACATCGTGGAAGTCGACGGCGAGCCGGCGGCCAAGCGCGGGAAGTTGTCGGGGACGAAACAGGTGTACCGGACGCCGAACGGCGGTCACCACGTCGGTCTCGCGGATCGGGCGGGGCCGAGCGACGGCGAACCGCTGCTCGAACCGCTGCTGCGGGATGGAGAGATCGTTCGCGAATTCGACATCGACGCGGCGGCAGAACGGGCGCTGTCGGACGCGGAGCGGGTCGGCTTCGGCGAGTAA
- a CDS encoding TIGR00296 family protein, which translates to MSEAQTLRLSYDDGARAVELAREAVEAYVLQGQREQPGSMRDAFYARTGAFVRVTSTRGRGRLRGCAGAYRGSDQLGHAIVDAAITAASDDSCGSEIEPPELESLNISICVVCNHVLTNDPLADLELGTHGVAIDADGQHAWMYPTLPVENDWSEEEFLTHACRKASISPLAWQDEDTMITLFEGQVFRERPGGGSVEEL; encoded by the coding sequence ATGTCCGAGGCGCAGACGCTACGGCTTTCTTACGACGATGGGGCCCGAGCGGTCGAACTGGCTCGTGAAGCCGTAGAGGCGTACGTGCTACAGGGGCAGCGGGAACAGCCGGGGAGCATGCGAGACGCCTTCTACGCCCGCACCGGAGCGTTCGTCCGCGTCACGTCGACCCGTGGCCGCGGCCGTCTCCGCGGCTGTGCCGGCGCGTATCGCGGCTCCGACCAGCTCGGTCACGCCATCGTCGACGCGGCCATCACTGCCGCCTCCGACGACTCCTGTGGTTCGGAGATCGAACCCCCCGAACTGGAGAGCCTCAACATCTCCATCTGTGTCGTCTGCAATCACGTCCTCACGAACGATCCGCTCGCGGACCTCGAACTCGGCACCCACGGCGTCGCCATCGACGCCGACGGCCAGCACGCCTGGATGTACCCCACCCTGCCGGTCGAGAACGACTGGAGCGAAGAGGAGTTCCTCACACACGCCTGCCGGAAAGCCAGCATCTCGCCGCTCGCCTGGCAGGACGAGGACACCATGATCACGCTGTTCGAAGGCCAGGTCTTCCGCGAGCGCCCCGGCGGCGGCAGCGTCGAAGAACTCTAA
- a CDS encoding glycerophosphodiester phosphodiesterase, producing the protein MTDPMVIAHRGFAGVTPENTIRAVNAAAPDADMVEIDVVACADGTPVVFHDHRLGGESGSRGITDGHGAVADLPPETVTAAEVLESGETVPTFDDLLDATDAPLNVELKRPAAGDDAPRERWQPFVDRVLDAIDGREIRLSSFREGALAAVRERDSTVPLAPLSRDAATAAELADWYDAGAVHLSRSAVDEAVVEAAHDAGRTVAVWTIRTRRQAADADATGADELITDYPLHRWLGGKSG; encoded by the coding sequence ATGACGGATCCGATGGTCATCGCCCACCGCGGATTCGCGGGCGTCACCCCCGAGAACACGATCAGGGCTGTCAACGCCGCCGCTCCCGACGCCGATATGGTCGAAATCGACGTCGTCGCCTGCGCGGACGGCACGCCGGTCGTCTTTCACGATCATCGACTCGGTGGCGAGAGCGGGAGTCGCGGCATCACCGACGGCCACGGCGCCGTCGCGGACCTGCCGCCCGAGACGGTGACCGCCGCGGAAGTCCTGGAGAGCGGCGAGACGGTGCCGACCTTCGACGACCTCCTCGACGCCACGGACGCGCCGCTCAACGTCGAACTCAAGCGTCCGGCAGCGGGGGACGACGCTCCCCGCGAGCGCTGGCAACCCTTCGTGGACCGAGTGCTCGACGCCATCGACGGCCGCGAGATTCGCCTCTCCTCGTTCCGTGAGGGGGCGCTCGCGGCGGTTCGGGAGCGTGATTCCACGGTCCCGCTCGCGCCCCTGTCTCGGGACGCGGCGACGGCTGCCGAACTCGCTGACTGGTACGACGCCGGTGCGGTCCACCTGTCGCGGTCGGCCGTCGACGAGGCGGTGGTCGAGGCCGCTCACGACGCCGGCCGAACGGTGGCCGTCTGGACCATCCGCACGCGGCGTCAGGCGGCCGACGCCGACGCGACGGGCGCCGATGAACTGATAACCGACTATCCACTACACCGGTGGCTCGGCGGGAAAAGCGGCTGA
- a CDS encoding aminopeptidase — protein MDDRIRAHAETLVDWSARVESGDDVVVRVAEGAHDLAVAVAAELGARGANLVATYGADEVTRAYLRAHDGDFAPADAERALYDRADVYLSLGGSRNTAATADVSGETQSAHARAREDVREARMATDWVSTVHPTRSLAQAAGMSYEAYRDFVYDAVLRDWEALAAEMAQLKDILDAGSEVRLVAEGTDLTMSIANRTAVNSAASVAYDSHNLPSGEVFTAPTATQGEVTFDVPITVRGRRVRDARLVFEDGEVVDHAAAEGEDALADLLATDDGARRLGELGVGMNRGITRATDNTLFDEKMGGTVHLALGRAYDACLPAGDTGNDSAVHVDLITRMDEGSRLVVDGETIQRNGTFRWEDGFDADG, from the coding sequence ATGGACGACCGCATCCGCGCCCACGCCGAGACGCTCGTGGACTGGAGCGCCCGCGTCGAATCCGGCGACGACGTGGTGGTGCGCGTCGCCGAGGGCGCCCACGACCTCGCCGTCGCCGTCGCGGCCGAACTCGGCGCTCGCGGCGCGAACCTCGTCGCCACCTACGGCGCCGACGAAGTGACCCGGGCCTATCTCCGCGCCCACGACGGCGACTTTGCGCCCGCCGACGCCGAACGTGCCCTCTACGACCGCGCCGACGTCTATCTCTCGCTCGGCGGCAGCCGCAACACCGCTGCCACGGCCGACGTGTCCGGCGAGACCCAGAGCGCCCACGCCCGGGCCCGGGAGGACGTACGCGAGGCCCGCATGGCGACCGACTGGGTGTCGACGGTCCACCCCACCCGGTCGCTCGCCCAGGCCGCCGGCATGTCCTACGAGGCCTACCGCGACTTCGTCTACGACGCCGTCCTCCGGGACTGGGAGGCCCTCGCCGCCGAGATGGCGCAGTTGAAGGACATCCTCGACGCCGGGAGCGAGGTCCGGCTCGTCGCCGAGGGGACGGACCTCACCATGTCCATCGCGAACCGAACCGCGGTCAACAGCGCCGCCTCCGTCGCCTACGACTCACACAACCTGCCGAGCGGCGAGGTGTTCACCGCGCCGACGGCGACGCAGGGCGAAGTGACCTTCGACGTGCCCATCACCGTGCGAGGGCGGCGCGTCCGCGACGCCCGCCTCGTCTTCGAGGACGGTGAGGTGGTCGACCACGCGGCCGCGGAGGGCGAAGACGCTCTCGCGGACCTCCTCGCCACCGACGACGGCGCGCGCCGTCTCGGCGAACTCGGCGTCGGGATGAACCGCGGCATCACCCGCGCGACGGACAACACGCTCTTCGACGAGAAGATGGGTGGAACCGTCCACCTCGCGCTCGGCCGCGCCTACGACGCCTGTCTCCCCGCGGGCGACACCGGCAACGACAGCGCCGTCCACGTCGACCTCATCACGCGCATGGACGAGGGGTCGCGGCTCGTGGTCGACGGCGAGACGATCCAGCGAAACGGCACGTTCCGGTGGGAGGACGGTTTCGACGCCGACGGATGA
- the gnd gene encoding phosphogluconate dehydrogenase (NAD(+)-dependent, decarboxylating) produces MQLGVIGLGRMGQIVVERTLAAGHDVVAFDISEEAVATAADAGAEPADSLEDLCDRLGTEKRIWLMVPAGDAVDAALDDLAPHLGEDDIVVDGGNSHFEDSVRRAQDCDAAYLDCGTSGGPAGAELGFSLMVGGPEDAYEAMRPVFDAVATGPAGHDRMGAAGSGHYVKMVHNGVEYALMQAYGEGFELLHEGRYDLDLEAVARTWNNGAVIRSWLLELCEEAFREEGSDLGDVADHVSGGSTGTWTVQEALELEVPVPLIHGALAERFASRRDRFSRRLANRLRYGFGRHEVVRRE; encoded by the coding sequence ATGCAACTGGGCGTCATCGGACTGGGGCGGATGGGGCAGATCGTCGTCGAACGAACGCTCGCGGCCGGCCACGACGTGGTCGCGTTCGACATCAGCGAGGAGGCGGTGGCGACGGCGGCCGACGCCGGCGCCGAACCGGCCGACTCGCTCGAAGATCTCTGTGACCGACTGGGCACCGAGAAACGCATCTGGCTGATGGTGCCCGCGGGCGACGCCGTCGACGCCGCGCTCGACGACCTGGCGCCGCATCTCGGCGAGGACGACATCGTGGTCGACGGCGGCAACTCCCATTTCGAGGACAGCGTCCGGCGGGCCCAAGACTGCGACGCCGCCTACCTCGACTGTGGGACGAGCGGCGGTCCCGCGGGCGCCGAACTGGGCTTCTCTCTCATGGTCGGCGGCCCCGAGGACGCCTACGAGGCGATGCGGCCCGTGTTCGACGCCGTCGCCACCGGGCCGGCGGGCCACGACCGGATGGGCGCCGCCGGCTCCGGCCACTACGTGAAGATGGTCCACAACGGCGTGGAGTACGCGCTGATGCAGGCCTACGGCGAGGGGTTCGAACTGCTCCACGAGGGGCGCTACGACCTCGATCTCGAAGCCGTCGCCCGGACCTGGAACAACGGCGCCGTCATCCGGTCGTGGCTGCTCGAACTCTGCGAGGAGGCGTTCCGCGAGGAAGGCAGCGACCTGGGCGACGTGGCGGATCACGTCTCCGGCGGGTCGACGGGTACGTGGACGGTTCAGGAAGCGCTGGAACTGGAAGTGCCGGTGCCGCTGATCCACGGCGCCCTCGCGGAGCGGTTCGCCTCGCGTCGCGACCGATTCTCGCGCCGACTGGCCAACCGCCTGCGCTACGGGTTCGGGCGTCACGAAGTCGTTCGGCGGGAGTGA